From Astyanax mexicanus isolate ESR-SI-001 chromosome 11, AstMex3_surface, whole genome shotgun sequence, the proteins below share one genomic window:
- the rdh1 gene encoding retinol dehydrogenase 1 has product MVISDLVCWSVLVVLVLGVIVWYVRDSLKVNDVHQKHVLITGCDTGFGNLAARQLDQQGFRVIAACLTEAGASSLRSLASPGLKTVLLDVTDRDSVAGVVEEVRREVGERGLWGLVNNAGRSVPIGPNDWMQLEDFQKVMDVNLIGLINLTLQCLPLLKKAKGRVVNMASILGRLSLTGGGYCLSKWCVEAFSDGLRRDMEHFSMKVSIIEPGFFKTRVTDLNHIESDLKNRWDGLPADVRRSYGDSYLQNYLKAQAFSMNILCSEDLSKVTSCVQHALSAEYPRTRYGAGWDAKLFWIPLSYMPSCIADLVVSALLPTLTKS; this is encoded by the exons ATG GTGATCTCAGATCTGGTCTGTTGGTCTGTGCTGGTGGTCCTGGTACTGGGGGTCATCGTTTGGTATGTGAGGGACTCTCTGAAGGTCAATGATGTCCATCAGAAGCATGTGCTGATCACAGGGTGTGACACTGGGTTTGGGAACCTGGCAGCTCGGCAGCTGGACCAGCAGGGTTTTCGGGTGATCGCGGCCTGTCTGACTGAGGCCGGAGCCTCCAGCCTGAGATCATTGGCCTCCCCAGGCCTGAAGACAGTGCTGCTGGATGTGACAGACAGAGACAGTGTGGCCGGCGTGGTGGAGGAGGTCCGCCGGGAGGTCGGGGAGAGAG GTCTGTGGGGTTTGGTGAATAATGCTGGGCGGTCCGTCCCAATTGGCCCCAACGACTGGATGCAGCTGGAGGACTTTCAGAAGGTTATGGATGTTAATCTTATCGGGCTGATAAATCTGACCCTGCAGTGCCTACCCTTACTGAAGAAGGCTAAAGGCAGGGTTGTGAATATGGCCAGTATACTGGGCAGACTGTCTTTGACTGGTGGAGGATACTGTCTGTCCAAGTGGTGTGTGGAGGCATTTTCAGATGGACTGAG GAGAGACATGGAGCATTTTAGTATGAAAGTAAGCATTATAGAGCCTGGATTCTTTAAAACGCGAGTAACAGACCTGAATCATATTGAGTCTGATCTGAAGAATCGGTGGGATGGCCTTCCGGCAGATGTGAGAAGATCTTATGGAGACTCGTACCTGCAAAACT ATTTGAAGGCCCAGGCCTTCTCCATGAACATTTTGTGCAGTGAAGATCTTTCCAAAGTGACTTCCTGTGTGCAGCACGCTCTCTCAGCAGAGTACCCACGAACACGCTATGGAGCAGGCTGGGATGCCAAGCTCTTCTGGATACCTCTCTCTTATATGCCTTCATGTATAGCTGACCTCGTTGTCTCTGCACTCCTACCTACACTTACTAAGAGCTGA